A single region of the Nicotiana sylvestris chromosome 6, ASM39365v2, whole genome shotgun sequence genome encodes:
- the LOC104250083 gene encoding protein LIFEGUARD 4, protein MWQTWNTPYRKDDVEGGARPLYPTMLESPELRWGFIRKVYSILSLQLLLTIAVASVVVTVHPIAHFFVSTGAGLALYIVLIITPFITLCPLYYYHQKHPVNYLLLGLFTVALAFAVGLTCAFTSGKVILESVILTTSVVLSLTVYTFWAAKRGHDFNFLGPFLFGALIVLMLFAFIQFLFPLGRISVMIYGCLASILFCGYIVYDTDNLIKRYTYDEYIWAAVALYLDVINLFLSILTIFRASES, encoded by the exons ATGTGGCAGACGTGGAATACGCCTTACCGGAAAGATGACGTGGAGGGCGGAGCAAGGCCGTTGTATCCGACGATGTTAGAGAGTCCTGAACTCCGTTGGGGTTTTATTCGGAAAGTCTACTCTATTTTGAGTCTTCAACTTCTTCTCACAATTGCAGTTGCCTCTGTAGTTGTCACCGTTCACCCAATTGCACACTTTTTTGTGTCAACAGGGGCAGGATTAGCTCTGTATATTGTTCTTATAATCACTCCCTTCATTA CATTGTGTCCGCTGTATTACTATCACCAGAAGCATCCGGTCAACTATTTGTTACTTGGGTTATTTACAGTTGCTTTAGCCTTTGCTGTGGGATTAACTTGTGCATTCACCAGTG GCAAGGTAATATTGGAGTCGGTCATATTGACGACATCAGTGGTGCTTAGCCTAACAGTGTACACATTCTGGGCAGCAAAGAGAGGCCATGATTTCAATTTTCTGGGACCATTCTTATTTGGTGCTCTCATTGTTCTCATGTTGTTTGCCTTCATCCAG TTTCTGTTTCCTTTGGGTAGGATCTCTGTGATGATCTATGGGTGTCTAGCCTCAATTTTATTCTGTGGATACATCGTTTATGATACAGACAACCTAATCAAGCGCTATACTTACGACGAGTATATCTGGGCTGCAGTTGCCTTGTATCTGGACGTTATCAATCTCTTCCTATCTATACTGACTATCTTCAGAGCTTCTGAAAGTTGA